Genomic segment of Drosophila takahashii strain IR98-3 E-12201 chromosome X, DtakHiC1v2, whole genome shotgun sequence:
caaggtttaaatgccaatcgttaggaaatttaataacgagttcagaaaggtatgacaatccatactttgaatcagtatttactttgttatagcgaaaaaacgggttttggtttttttttggaaattcgggatttcagtttttgacaaaaatggaattttttcttttggtttttttgctgtaacttatgcaaaaatggtcctacaccaaaaattcatactgttttgattagataacaaaatttgctataaatccatataactttccgtgtgattttggaaaaataaaattttcgccaatttttaatttttttataagggggtaccccatgattttttgcgaaaaattaaaaatgaataaattgtcaaggtttaaatgccaatcgttaggaaatttaataccgagttcagaaaggtatgacaatccatactttgaatcagtatttactttgttatagcgaaaaaacgggttttggtttttttttggaaattcgggatttcagtttttgacaaaaatggaattttttaacttttctttattaatttctttacCCAGTGTAAATTCCGCCTACGAAGCACTAAGAAATTTAATACCCACGGAACCCATGAATCGAAAGCTCTCAAAGATCGAGATTATCCGCCTGGCCAGCAGCTATATAACGCATCTTAGTAGCACCCTTGAAACAGGTGAGTTTCGAAAATGTAAGAATCacattatattaattaatgttaattaaCTTTAAAGGAACTGAATGCCAGCCATGTTTGCTACACAAATACGAGAACGAAGGAATCACCAGGCGAATCAGCATCTGCACCTTCTGCCTGAAAACCAAATGAAATTATTGATAACCTGaacatttctttatttttttatatttttttgtcgtatttattgcatttgaaaatctattttaaaatttgcgcCTAAGTGCAGCGCCATCTATTCTAATCTTCTGGAACTTTGAAAGTGAACTGCTTGCTGAACTGCTTTTCggcacattattattattcgatCTCgttatgtatataaaaataaataaaataaacaatataatttattcaatgtttttttgattttatactttatatacggatttgtaaataaattgaatattatTGAATTTGCCGCCAAAGTGTCGCCCTCTGCTCGGTTGTTTCGCGCAGCTCAACAATTACAAAAGAGCactgctttaaaaaaaagctaaatacactgtaaataaaaaagatctTTTAGAGATAGGaccaaaaactaaaacatttaaaatccaaatggaaacattatatttcttaacaaTCAGTAaatgtgaaattaaattataattttcttatttatttatcctgCGAAAAAGAACACACGTTTTAAAGAATTGCTATTtacatattattaaaaactacGATAAGATTGAATTTAATAAGATTAATTAAtagctaattttttaaattatggccGCCAAAATCTAGAGAAAATCTAGCTATTAAATAGCTAATCCAAAGGGCGGCTGAGTATTTTAGCCAGAAACGACAAAGGGTCTCACTAATTGCGCCAAAATATTTGGAGGCAAAACTGAAAATAGGAAATGCTTgtttaaatagttaaattaatgaattaaaagTATGGCCACCAAACGTGTGCTGACGCCCAGCAAGTCGGACAATGGCGCCGCCCCTCCGCCCGCCAATCCGCTGAAGAAGTTCAAGGAGCAGCTGGATTTCGCGCCGGACGAACTGGAGAACATCGATTggggcgacgacgacgaggacttCGCTTTGGCGGCCCTTGGAGCTGTGGAGGCGATAGGAAGCCACCGGCTGGATCTCAGCGTTTGGCAGCGATGCGAGGTGCTGCAGGTGGAGCAGCTGGCCAAGAAGTCCGAGGGTCTGCGACTGCATGTGCGTCGGATTTCTGGCGGGGATGCGGAAACCGGAGTTTGCCAACTGCTTCCGCCCTGGAATCACATGACCCTGGAGCCCGGCGACACTGTCAGCCTGCTGGGCAGGTGGGAACCCGCCGCCTCCTGCCATGTGGTGGACAAGGAGCAGGGCTACTGCGTCTCCCAGCCGGATTTCCTCATTTCCGGCACCACAGTCACCGGTTCGCTCTTCTGCAAGCGCAAATCCGTCCTCCAGGAGCGTTTCCGCGGCCTGGATGCGGGCAGCTCGGTGGTGGGTACTCCTCTTGCCTCCCAAAGCCAACAAAAATCTAATTTGTATCCCCTTTTAGATGGTAATTGGCACCCTGGTTCATGAGTTGCTGCAAAAGGTGCTCCTTCAGCAGCTCTCCGCCAAGGCGGACATCCTTTCTGCCCTCCAGGAGATGCTGCGTAGCTCCTCGCTGGCCCACCTGCTCTATGCCAGCCAGCTCAGCCAGCCGGAAatggaggagcagctgctgaAATTCATTGAACCCATTTGCAGTTTCATTTCGCAGTACATTAAAGGTGATATTCCGGATGTTCTTCCTCCAGAAGTCTATCGTGGTCGCATCGCGGAGATCCGGGACATCGAGGAGAACCTCTGGGTGCCGCAGCTGGGGCTCAAGGGCAAGGTGGATGTGTCTGTGAGGGTGAGGAAATCGAAGCAACAGGAGGAGCAAATCATTCCGCTGGAACTGAAGACAGGGCGAGCCAGCTTCTCCATGGAGCACAAGGGCCAGTTGCTGCTCTACCAGCTGATGCACTCCGCCCAGGGACGCGACACCCAGTCGGGATTGCTGCTGTACCTCAAAGAGGGCCTGCTGCGCGAGGTGCCCAGCGGGCGGAATGAGCAGCGGGATCTGGTTATCCTCCGCAATGAGTTGGCTTACTGGTTGACCAGGGAAATGGTCGTTCCTTCCGGCAAAGAGGATCCCCTggagcaactgcagctgcCGGAACCCGTTTACCATCACAGCGCCTGCGGAAACTGCGCCTACAACACCATCTGCTCTAGTTTTGCTAGCAGAGATGAGAGTTTAAACCTCAGCGCCTCGCATCCGCTGAAGAAACTGATGCCGCAGCTATTAAGCCACCTCCAAGAGGCAGATCACTCCTATGTGCATCACTGGTGCAGCCTTTTGGCCCTGGAGGAGCAGCACAATCGCCTGTCCTCGCAATCGCGCTACTTTTGGACCGAGGATCCAGAGAAGCGGCAAAAACAGGGCAGAGCCGTTTGCCACTTGAAGCTGGTGAAGAATCAGCGGGTCAAAGCAGAGGAGGGACGCTATCGCCAGAGCCTGGAGCTCGCTGAAGAGGCAGAGGCTCACCGGGATCTCAGTTTGAGTGGGGTATTTGTAATCCAATCCAAAAGCATTAATATCTTCTAAtctcttttatttctttttcagTTTGACCTGGGTGAATATGTGGTCATCAGTTCGACTGCCCGCCTGGCCATCGCCTCTGGTTTTATCGTCTCCCTGTCAGCCCGTCGCCTGGATCTGCGTTTGGAGCGCGATCTTGGCCAGCTTTACCCCGAGGAAACCTTCATAATGGACAAGCACGAGTCGCAGAGCTTTGCCACCTTCAATTTCACCAATCTCGGGCTGCTGCTCTCAGATGGCCAGCGCTTCCAGGAGCTGCGCGAGATTATAGTGGCCCGGAAGCAGCCGGAGCAGCACAAGGTGCTGCCCAAGATCCTCCTGACCAAAGGAGCAGCGATGCTGGTGCAGCTGAACAAGGTACAGAAGACAGCAGCCCTGCGCGCC
This window contains:
- the Dna2 gene encoding DNA replication ATP-dependent helicase/nuclease DNA2, whose translation is MATKRVLTPSKSDNGAAPPPANPLKKFKEQLDFAPDELENIDWGDDDEDFALAALGAVEAIGSHRLDLSVWQRCEVLQVEQLAKKSEGLRLHVRRISGGDAETGVCQLLPPWNHMTLEPGDTVSLLGRWEPAASCHVVDKEQGYCVSQPDFLISGTTVTGSLFCKRKSVLQERFRGLDAGSSVMVIGTLVHELLQKVLLQQLSAKADILSALQEMLRSSSLAHLLYASQLSQPEMEEQLLKFIEPICSFISQYIKGDIPDVLPPEVYRGRIAEIRDIEENLWVPQLGLKGKVDVSVRVRKSKQQEEQIIPLELKTGRASFSMEHKGQLLLYQLMHSAQGRDTQSGLLLYLKEGLLREVPSGRNEQRDLVILRNELAYWLTREMVVPSGKEDPLEQLQLPEPVYHHSACGNCAYNTICSSFASRDESLNLSASHPLKKLMPQLLSHLQEADHSYVHHWCSLLALEEQHNRLSSQSRYFWTEDPEKRQKQGRAVCHLKLVKNQRVKAEEGRYRQSLELAEEAEAHRDLSLSGFDLGEYVVISSTARLAIASGFIVSLSARRLDLRLERDLGQLYPEETFIMDKHESQSFATFNFTNLGLLLSDGQRFQELREIIVARKQPEQHKVLPKILLTKGAAMLVQLNKVQKTAALRALTTSSHLLIKGLPGTGKTQTLVSLIRLLHLLGKTILITAQTHSAVDNLLLRLLPFDLPMMRLGSSSRIHSQLEGISEERLTRDCKTLEELEKCLEKPSIVGVTCLGCNHPIFQRRQFDYCIVDEATQVLQPTVLRPLMHCSRFVLVGDPEQLPPIVRSKEARQRGADETLFQRLDSPAATAVLSLQYRMNKTITRLANELTYGGELKCASEEVSSARFQLELGNPAPRWVQRALLTHLEQAVTLINTGDCQERCQEFVQASQRLVATCSSIEQSYGEDREQENRSKKRVSKYTNYCEAAVVMHLLRQLLKSGYEASGIGVIAPYRAQVELLKKLAARLDSQLECNTVDQFQGRDKNLIIYSCSKTGGEPGDMERSREAEILEDQRRLTVAITRAKNKLILLGDVRCLEQYGPFRRLFKHIPERCRLTLEEGRMEFTWQRVQEDLLTLLDT
- the LOC108068053 gene encoding transcription factor 15, producing MAVASSSSSSYLMAVFAQDSNSSGSASGSGCSGAAADSEDSLMGQEIGQGSHQGSHRRRPPRQKINARERYRTFNVNSAYEALRNLIPTEPMNRKLSKIEIIRLASSYITHLSSTLETGTECQPCLLHKYENEGITRRISICTFCLKTK